A part of Gemmatimonadales bacterium genomic DNA contains:
- the thiC gene encoding phosphomethylpyrimidine synthase ThiC: MATPTVTEPLSTDYGTAFPNSRRVFLEGTRGIRVPVREIGLSGGEPPIRVYDPSGPHGLPVETGLPPIRQPWILDRAVAEVAGRDQALGIPMPAGLTRRILRGNGPVTQLHYARRNEITPEMEFVALREGMTPEFVRSEVARGRAIIPANINHPELEPMVIGRAFHVKINANIGNSAVKSSIADEVEKLRWATLWGADTVMDLSTGKDIHETRQWIIRNSAVPIGTVPIYQALEKVGGVPEDLTWEIYRDTLIEQAEQGVDYFTVHAGVLLRYVPLTANRVTGIVSRGGSIMAKWCLAHHKENFLYTRFAEICEIMAAYDVSFSLGDGLRPGSIADANDAAQFAELETQGELNRIAWQHDVQVMNEGPGHVPMHLIKENMEKQLEWCQEAPFYTLGPLTTDIAPGYDHITSAIGAAMIGWFGTAMLCYVTPKEHLGLPNRDDVKAGVIAYKIAAHAADLAKGHPRAREWDDALSKARFEFRWEDQFNLALDPVTARAFHDETLPAQGAKVAHFCSMCGPKFCSMKITQDVRAEAKRQAELDRKAAEFRGAGGEIYLPS, encoded by the coding sequence ATGGCCACGCCCACCGTTACCGAACCCCTGTCCACCGACTACGGCACTGCTTTTCCCAATTCCCGTCGCGTCTTCCTCGAAGGCACGCGCGGTATCCGGGTACCGGTACGCGAAATCGGCCTCTCCGGCGGTGAACCCCCGATCCGGGTGTACGATCCGAGCGGGCCGCACGGCCTGCCGGTCGAAACCGGGTTGCCGCCGATTCGTCAGCCGTGGATCCTCGATCGGGCGGTCGCCGAGGTCGCCGGACGCGATCAGGCGTTAGGCATCCCGATGCCGGCAGGGTTGACTCGCAGGATCCTGCGCGGCAACGGTCCGGTGACCCAGCTACACTATGCTCGCCGGAACGAGATCACGCCCGAAATGGAGTTCGTGGCACTCCGCGAGGGCATGACACCCGAGTTCGTCCGCAGCGAGGTGGCGCGGGGGCGGGCCATCATTCCCGCCAACATCAATCATCCCGAACTCGAGCCGATGGTGATCGGCCGGGCCTTCCACGTCAAGATCAACGCCAATATCGGCAACTCGGCGGTCAAGAGTTCCATCGCGGACGAGGTCGAGAAGCTCCGCTGGGCCACTCTGTGGGGTGCTGACACGGTCATGGATCTCTCGACCGGCAAGGACATTCACGAGACTCGGCAGTGGATCATCCGGAACTCGGCTGTGCCGATCGGTACCGTGCCCATCTATCAGGCGCTGGAAAAAGTCGGCGGCGTCCCCGAGGATCTGACTTGGGAGATCTATCGCGACACGCTGATCGAACAGGCGGAGCAGGGGGTCGACTACTTCACGGTCCATGCCGGCGTGCTGCTTCGCTATGTACCGCTCACGGCCAACCGGGTAACCGGGATCGTCAGTCGTGGCGGCTCGATCATGGCGAAGTGGTGCCTGGCACACCACAAAGAAAACTTTCTCTACACTCGTTTTGCCGAAATCTGCGAGATCATGGCGGCGTACGACGTCTCCTTCTCGTTGGGCGACGGGCTCCGGCCGGGCAGCATTGCCGACGCCAACGACGCGGCCCAGTTCGCCGAACTCGAGACGCAGGGGGAGCTGAACCGAATTGCCTGGCAGCACGACGTACAGGTCATGAACGAAGGCCCCGGACACGTACCCATGCATCTCATCAAGGAGAACATGGAGAAGCAGCTGGAATGGTGTCAGGAGGCCCCGTTCTACACCTTGGGACCGCTCACCACCGACATTGCGCCCGGCTACGACCATATCACGAGCGCCATCGGTGCTGCGATGATCGGATGGTTCGGTACGGCCATGCTCTGCTATGTCACACCGAAGGAGCACCTTGGCCTTCCCAATCGCGACGACGTCAAGGCTGGCGTGATTGCCTATAAGATTGCTGCGCATGCGGCGGATCTTGCCAAGGGACACCCCCGGGCCCGCGAATGGGATGATGCGCTGTCCAAGGCGCGCTTCGAGTTCCGCTGGGAGGATCAGTTCAACCTGGCCCTCGACCCTGTCACTGCCCGTGCTTTTCATGACGAAACGCTGCCAGCGCAGGGAGCGAAGGTGGCCCACTTCTGCTCCATGTGCGGACCGAAGTTCTGCTCCATGAAAATCACCCAGGATGTGCGCGCCGAGGCCAAGCGGCAGGCGGAACTCGATCGCAAGGCGGCGGAGTTCCGCGGGGCGGGTGGGGAGATCTACCTCCCGTCGTAA
- a CDS encoding exo-alpha-sialidase, giving the protein MRSLTVLLAAAVAACAPAASNLTPVDDWTGPPGSRTPFLAPTADGGLLLTWFEPRGDTAFALQIARRDQESWSQPLTVASHRPFFVNWADFPSAVETSTGAWVVHWLEKAGNSAYAYHVMLTRSENRGQTWSTPVVAHQDLSPTEHGFVAMVPDSAGGVAVAWLDGGRMVDSGGSMTVRHATFTAAGLPINEQVLDPRTCECCQVTMARAAGGLVVAYRDRSETEVRDIAVVREVNGAWSAPISVADDGWVIRACPVNGPSIAADREGVAVAWYTGANETPRVRLAFSGDGGASFGPPLTLDDGKPLGRVYLQLTAPARAVAVWLEDGDSLATWRLRRVDASGRVEPSSSLATTDRGRRAGFARTALAGDNLYLTWADPGPSPAESRVRVVRAALSR; this is encoded by the coding sequence ATGCGTTCCCTCACGGTCCTGCTTGCCGCCGCCGTTGCTGCCTGCGCTCCGGCGGCGTCCAACCTCACACCGGTGGACGATTGGACCGGACCGCCAGGCAGCCGAACACCCTTCCTGGCGCCGACCGCTGACGGCGGGCTGCTGCTGACCTGGTTCGAGCCCCGCGGCGACACCGCCTTTGCCCTGCAGATTGCCCGCCGCGACCAGGAGAGTTGGTCGCAGCCACTCACGGTTGCTTCGCATCGACCATTCTTTGTCAATTGGGCCGACTTTCCCTCGGCGGTCGAAACCAGCACCGGCGCCTGGGTCGTCCACTGGCTCGAAAAGGCCGGCAATTCGGCCTACGCCTATCACGTCATGCTGACCCGATCGGAGAATCGCGGACAGACCTGGTCGACCCCGGTAGTCGCGCACCAGGATCTCAGCCCGACCGAGCACGGCTTTGTCGCCATGGTCCCGGACTCGGCCGGCGGAGTGGCCGTCGCCTGGCTCGACGGCGGCAGGATGGTCGATTCCGGCGGGTCCATGACGGTTCGGCATGCGACCTTCACCGCAGCAGGACTCCCCATCAACGAGCAGGTGCTCGACCCGCGGACCTGCGAATGCTGTCAGGTCACGATGGCCCGGGCAGCCGGTGGTCTCGTCGTTGCGTATCGCGATCGATCCGAGACCGAGGTTCGCGACATCGCGGTGGTCCGCGAGGTCAACGGCGCCTGGTCCGCACCGATCTCCGTCGCGGACGATGGATGGGTCATCCGTGCCTGTCCTGTCAACGGGCCCTCGATTGCTGCGGACCGTGAGGGCGTGGCGGTCGCCTGGTACACCGGTGCCAACGAGACGCCCCGGGTCCGACTTGCCTTTTCAGGCGATGGCGGGGCCAGCTTCGGCCCGCCCCTCACCCTCGACGACGGCAAGCCACTCGGCCGGGTTTACTTGCAGCTCACCGCGCCGGCCCGCGCGGTGGCCGTCTGGCTCGAAGACGGCGACAGCCTTGCCACCTGGCGCCTGCGTCGCGTCGACGCCAGCGGCCGGGTCGAGCCCTCGTCCAGCCTAGCGACGACCGATCGCGGTCGCCGCGCCGGATTTGCCCGTACGGCATTGGCGGGCGACAACCTCTATCTGACCTGGGCCGACCCCGGCCCCTCCCCGGCCGAAAGTCGCGTGCGTGTGGTCCGTGCCGCCCTTTCCCGGTAG
- a CDS encoding sulfite exporter TauE/SafE family protein: MTLLGGVLAGLIGVVLGILGAGGAILTVPVLVYVLGYSIKAAVPMSLLIVGVASAVGLVAYQRGRAVSWDAVAAFAPSAMVGAFGGGVAAAFVSSRMQLVVFGALLLSASVAMLAWPAPSAVETELVGPRRSWWLIAVLGAAVGFLTGLVGVGGGFLYVPVLTLMGGLAMRRAVGTSLALIVVSCTVGLLTHLRHAALDLGAASLFMVPMALGALIGTRLAPSMSQVTLRRAFAGVLVVIGVTVLFTAGR, from the coding sequence ATGACACTGCTGGGTGGTGTGCTCGCTGGGCTGATCGGCGTTGTCCTGGGTATACTCGGGGCAGGCGGCGCCATTCTGACCGTGCCGGTTCTCGTATACGTCCTGGGGTACAGCATCAAGGCCGCAGTGCCGATGAGTCTGCTGATTGTCGGTGTCGCCAGCGCCGTTGGCCTGGTGGCTTATCAGCGAGGCCGCGCCGTCAGCTGGGATGCCGTTGCCGCTTTCGCGCCCTCGGCCATGGTCGGGGCGTTCGGTGGCGGCGTCGCCGCCGCGTTCGTCTCATCGCGGATGCAGTTGGTTGTGTTCGGGGCCTTGCTCCTCAGTGCGTCGGTGGCCATGCTTGCCTGGCCGGCACCTTCGGCTGTCGAGACCGAGCTGGTCGGGCCGCGGCGATCATGGTGGCTGATTGCCGTGCTCGGCGCCGCGGTGGGCTTCCTGACGGGTCTCGTCGGTGTTGGCGGCGGCTTTCTGTACGTGCCGGTGCTGACCTTGATGGGCGGCCTGGCAATGCGTCGCGCGGTCGGAACCAGCCTCGCCCTCATCGTCGTGAGCTGTACTGTCGGACTCTTGACGCATCTTCGCCACGCGGCGCTCGATTTGGGCGCCGCGTCTCTTTTCATGGTTCCCATGGCTCTCGGTGCGCTGATCGGTACGCGCCTGGCGCCATCGATGTCACAGGTGACGCTGCGGCGGGCCTTCGCGGGAGTGCTCGTGGTCATTGGTGTCACCGTTCTGTTCACTGCCGGCAGGTAG
- a CDS encoding DMT family protein encodes MNIPVIARATGLLILSNVFMTFAWYAHLRNMNQRPWYIAALVSWGIALLEYLLQVPANRIGYTAMNLGQLKILQEVITLGVFVPFAIFYMREPLKLDYLWAALCLVAAAYFVFRNGGS; translated from the coding sequence ATGAATATCCCTGTGATCGCACGGGCCACCGGCCTGCTGATCCTCTCGAACGTCTTCATGACGTTCGCCTGGTACGCACATCTCCGGAACATGAACCAGCGGCCCTGGTATATCGCCGCCCTCGTGAGTTGGGGCATCGCGTTGCTCGAGTACCTGCTCCAGGTGCCGGCCAACCGGATCGGCTACACCGCGATGAACCTTGGCCAGCTCAAGATCCTCCAGGAGGTCATCACCCTCGGCGTGTTCGTGCCGTTTGCGATCTTCTACATGCGGGAGCCGCTCAAACTCGATTACTTGTGGGCCGCGCTCTGCCTCGTGGCAGCGGCGTACTTCGTCTTCCGCAACGGCGGCAGCTGA
- a CDS encoding response regulator, translated as MDALLAPAGIRLIGVLVQTVAVVLVGVLLMGLQRRVGGRAYLLWWRRALVSLWIALVAMGLRYGLEFGVSEGRDSLFAAVGFLLTAVHHVAKLLFVGWVMVGVFVLARESSATRLERFAIPTVAAAVGVTVAALSSHFQPFVAAQAIVAVPLAGLAIWRLLGIKESQRGLGASTLLLALAFMAFSYSIYWAGVLAADSSAVGMGGWLGVTLSYSAFVDAAQVATLGVGMSLTLAEDGHRQEKALEQERISDATSEQERITEVLRAAHDGIVTLRADQTIDLMNRAAESILGVDATRVRGQPFDQFLKAEADRPSLWQQMAVRTRRSEANPDVAVRHECVGWRANGEEFPLEVAASTFGEGPARGWVLVLRDLTEQIRARHEYHRMQDELAQAARLEAVGRMVSGVAHELNNPLTAIIAFSQDLMATAVSEEDREAVTTINQQAERCRVIVSDLLVFARSRREERRRIYPADLVGRVTRVFDREATARQIELDVAIAPDLPSIEVDVTGIEQVLTNLLTNALQVSPAGDTVGLGVFARDSRVVFQVDDAGPGIDPEIMPRLFEPFFTTKPEGHGTGLGLSVSHAIVDQHGGTITAENRLTGGARFSVELPIVDRRMPPLLLTAQETEIQHALAAEQPGRVLIVDDEASIRSAMRRAFERRGWLVDDAADGAEAWLRIEVGGRAVEYDAIVTDLRMPGVSGMDLYDKLRLVYPELAARTIVITGDTTSSGVVEFLERLEAPVLQKPFDLRRLIDLVGRGRQERRRESDLD; from the coding sequence ATGGATGCTCTCCTCGCCCCCGCTGGCATCCGCCTCATCGGCGTGCTCGTTCAGACCGTCGCCGTCGTCCTCGTCGGCGTGCTGCTCATGGGGTTGCAGCGGAGAGTCGGGGGTCGGGCCTATCTGCTCTGGTGGCGCCGAGCGCTGGTTTCGTTGTGGATCGCCCTCGTGGCCATGGGCCTCCGGTACGGCTTGGAGTTTGGCGTGTCGGAGGGCCGTGATTCCCTGTTTGCCGCGGTCGGCTTCTTGCTGACGGCCGTTCATCACGTTGCCAAGTTGCTGTTCGTCGGGTGGGTCATGGTCGGTGTATTCGTCCTGGCCCGCGAAAGTTCCGCAACCCGGCTCGAACGGTTCGCGATTCCAACGGTTGCGGCCGCGGTCGGTGTTACCGTGGCCGCCCTCAGCAGTCACTTCCAGCCCTTTGTGGCGGCGCAGGCAATCGTGGCAGTTCCGCTGGCGGGACTTGCCATCTGGCGCTTGCTCGGTATCAAGGAGTCGCAGCGCGGGCTCGGGGCCAGCACGCTCTTGCTCGCACTTGCGTTCATGGCTTTCTCCTACAGCATCTACTGGGCTGGCGTTCTGGCGGCGGACAGTTCCGCAGTCGGGATGGGGGGGTGGCTCGGCGTGACCCTTTCCTACAGCGCTTTTGTCGATGCTGCGCAGGTGGCGACGCTTGGGGTCGGTATGTCATTGACTCTGGCTGAGGACGGCCATCGCCAAGAGAAAGCCCTGGAGCAGGAGCGTATTTCGGATGCCACGTCGGAGCAGGAACGGATCACCGAGGTTCTGCGGGCGGCGCATGATGGGATCGTCACCCTGAGGGCTGATCAAACGATCGACCTGATGAACCGTGCTGCCGAGTCGATTCTCGGGGTTGACGCAACCCGAGTTCGTGGCCAGCCGTTCGATCAGTTTCTGAAGGCGGAGGCGGACCGGCCTTCGCTCTGGCAGCAGATGGCGGTTCGGACCCGTCGGTCCGAGGCGAACCCCGATGTGGCGGTGCGGCACGAGTGCGTGGGCTGGCGCGCCAACGGCGAGGAGTTTCCGCTCGAGGTGGCCGCCTCCACCTTCGGCGAGGGCCCCGCCCGCGGCTGGGTGCTGGTGCTGCGCGACCTGACCGAGCAGATCCGGGCCCGACACGAGTATCACCGGATGCAGGACGAACTGGCCCAAGCCGCCCGTCTCGAGGCGGTGGGGCGGATGGTGTCCGGCGTGGCTCACGAGCTCAACAATCCGCTGACGGCAATCATTGCGTTCTCGCAGGACCTCATGGCGACGGCCGTCTCGGAGGAGGACCGGGAGGCCGTCACGACCATCAATCAGCAGGCCGAGCGGTGTCGGGTCATCGTGAGCGACCTGCTCGTCTTCGCGCGCAGCAGGCGGGAAGAGCGCCGGCGGATCTATCCCGCTGACCTGGTGGGTCGCGTGACCCGGGTCTTCGATCGAGAGGCAACGGCTCGGCAGATTGAACTCGATGTCGCGATTGCCCCGGACCTGCCCTCGATCGAGGTGGACGTGACCGGGATCGAACAGGTGCTGACGAATCTGCTGACCAATGCGTTGCAGGTCTCACCCGCCGGCGATACTGTCGGCCTCGGGGTGTTTGCCCGCGACAGCCGCGTGGTCTTTCAGGTGGACGATGCCGGACCAGGAATCGATCCGGAGATCATGCCGCGCCTCTTCGAGCCGTTCTTCACGACAAAACCCGAGGGTCACGGAACCGGGCTGGGTCTTTCCGTGTCGCACGCGATCGTCGACCAGCACGGCGGAACCATCACCGCCGAGAACCGGTTGACGGGCGGCGCTCGCTTCTCGGTCGAGCTTCCGATCGTCGACCGCCGGATGCCGCCGCTGCTGCTGACTGCGCAGGAAACCGAGATCCAGCATGCACTGGCTGCCGAGCAGCCGGGTCGGGTGCTGATCGTCGACGACGAGGCCTCGATTCGGAGCGCCATGCGACGCGCCTTCGAACGACGGGGCTGGCTGGTGGATGACGCCGCCGACGGAGCGGAGGCCTGGCTTCGGATCGAGGTCGGCGGGCGCGCAGTCGAGTACGATGCGATCGTGACCGACCTTCGGATGCCGGGTGTCTCGGGGATGGACCTGTACGACAAGCTCCGCCTCGTTTATCCGGAGCTTGCTGCGCGGACGATCGTCATCACGGGGGATACCACGTCGTCAGGGGTGGTTGAGTTTCTCGAGCGCCTCGAAGCACCGGTCTTGCAGAAGCCGTTCGACCTTCGTCGACTCATCGATCTCGTCGGGAGGGGCCGGCAGGAACGCCGGCGCGAATCGGACCTCGACTGA
- a CDS encoding nitronate monooxygenase: MTLQTPLTQHAGIALPIIGGAMYPCSNVELVAAVSEAGGIGIVQPISLTYVHRHEYRAGLRTIRELTTKPFGLNALIEASSRAYHQRMVTWVNVALEEGIRFFVTSLGNPRWVVDAVTPFGGVVYHDVTERKWALKGRDGGVHGLIAVNRRAGGHSGERSPEALLAELQDLGLPVVCAGGIGSGAEFAAALRIGYAGVQLGTRLIATPECTASDAYKAAIVAAREDDIVHTERLSGVPVAVIRTPYIERIGTRIGPIARRLFRGRRTKKWIRAWYGLRGFYQLKKTSIAGEARADDPARAVWQAGQSVATIDRIQPVADIFADFARSAEHG; the protein is encoded by the coding sequence ATGACTCTCCAGACACCGCTGACTCAGCATGCCGGGATTGCACTGCCCATCATAGGCGGCGCCATGTATCCCTGCAGCAACGTCGAACTGGTTGCTGCCGTGTCCGAGGCCGGTGGCATCGGGATCGTGCAACCGATTTCCCTGACCTACGTTCATCGACATGAGTATCGGGCGGGGCTCCGCACCATTCGTGAGCTCACGACGAAGCCGTTTGGTCTGAACGCGCTGATCGAGGCGTCGTCCCGGGCCTATCATCAGCGGATGGTGACCTGGGTCAACGTCGCCCTGGAAGAAGGCATCCGGTTCTTCGTCACGTCGCTCGGCAATCCGCGCTGGGTGGTCGATGCGGTGACCCCGTTCGGCGGCGTCGTCTATCACGATGTGACCGAGCGAAAGTGGGCGCTCAAGGGGCGTGACGGCGGGGTGCACGGTTTGATTGCCGTCAACCGGCGGGCCGGGGGTCACTCGGGCGAGCGCTCACCCGAAGCACTGCTGGCTGAGTTGCAGGATCTCGGGTTGCCGGTGGTCTGCGCCGGGGGCATCGGTTCCGGGGCCGAGTTCGCCGCCGCGCTCCGGATAGGATACGCCGGCGTCCAGCTCGGCACGCGCCTGATTGCGACGCCCGAGTGCACGGCAAGCGATGCCTACAAGGCAGCGATCGTCGCCGCCCGGGAAGACGACATCGTTCACACCGAGCGACTGAGCGGAGTCCCGGTCGCGGTCATCCGCACCCCCTATATCGAGCGGATCGGCACCAGGATCGGCCCGATTGCGCGCCGACTGTTCCGGGGTCGACGGACCAAAAAATGGATCCGCGCCTGGTACGGCCTGCGCGGGTTCTACCAGCTCAAGAAGACCTCGATTGCCGGCGAGGCCCGCGCCGACGATCCCGCCCGCGCCGTCTGGCAGGCGGGCCAAAGTGTCGCCACCATCGACCGGATCCAGCCCGTAGCCGACATCTTTGCGGATTTTGCCCGTTCCGCGGAACACGGCTGA
- a CDS encoding TonB-dependent receptor, whose protein sequence is MIAARLALVLAAAMPALLSGQAGDSLATARIQVEHDGNPVEAALVRSGRLVRQTDHDGLALLRLMAGRHTVIVSRIGYRADSSHVVLRPGQDTTLTIRLEALEAQLEEIVVSATRSERRVEDTPLRVEVIDGEEIGEKIAMTPGDIAMMLNETAGLRVQTTSPSLGGANVRIQGLAGRYSLLLADGLPLYGGQAGGLGLLQIPPVDLGRVEIIKGSASALYGSAALGGVVNLVSRRPGSDPEATVILNGTSREGSDAVFYGTAPLSSQWGYSLLAGGHGQVRNDLDGDGWTDMPGYRRAVVRPRFYYADGRGRTAFVTAGLTAEQREGGTLPGRTAPDGQAFLESLRTYRFDLGGLARWIVTDGILEGAIVSVRGSAMEQRHAHRFGTIGEDDRHRTVFAEAAVAVPRGPVTYVAGAAFQRDAYRASSLPTFDYTHSAPALFAQVDLDPAPWTALSASGRVDQHSVYGTFLNPRISLLLRRPTDHAGWAGWTARLSGGTGAFAPTPFTETTEVTGLTPLLLPSGLVAERARNLSLDIGGPVATALGRFELNGTLFASQVRHPVQVEEAPGIAPGGARRLQLVNASEPTRVWGSEVLVRLVHRLDGEDEDEDEHAGGTPDHHGGRALRITATYTHLRSTECGPGSNGCLRRATPLTPRHAVGLVTSVEEEGKSRVGLELYYTGRQALDQNPYRRESRPYLVVGLLAERQFGSVRVFVDGENLADVRQTRVHPLVLPSRGEGGRWTTDVWSLLEGRTVNGGVRIALRRAADHD, encoded by the coding sequence GTGATCGCTGCCCGACTCGCTCTGGTGCTCGCTGCGGCGATGCCAGCGCTGTTGTCCGGACAGGCTGGTGACTCACTGGCAACCGCGCGGATCCAGGTCGAGCACGATGGAAACCCGGTCGAGGCCGCCCTGGTCAGGAGCGGTCGCCTGGTCCGCCAGACCGATCACGACGGTCTGGCGCTGCTCAGACTGATGGCCGGGCGCCATACGGTGATCGTCTCCCGAATCGGCTACCGGGCGGACAGCTCGCACGTCGTATTGCGGCCCGGTCAGGACACCACGCTCACCATCCGGCTCGAGGCACTCGAGGCCCAGCTCGAGGAGATCGTGGTAAGCGCCACGCGCAGCGAGCGGCGAGTCGAGGACACCCCGCTTCGGGTCGAGGTTATCGACGGTGAAGAGATCGGCGAGAAGATCGCGATGACGCCGGGCGATATCGCGATGATGCTGAATGAGACCGCCGGGCTTCGGGTGCAAACCACCTCACCATCGTTAGGCGGAGCCAACGTCCGGATTCAGGGGTTGGCGGGACGCTACTCGCTGCTGCTGGCCGACGGGCTGCCTCTGTATGGCGGCCAGGCGGGCGGGCTCGGTCTGCTGCAGATCCCGCCCGTCGACCTGGGTCGCGTCGAGATCATCAAAGGCTCGGCCTCCGCCCTCTACGGCAGCGCAGCGCTGGGCGGCGTGGTGAACCTGGTGTCGCGCCGTCCCGGTTCCGACCCGGAGGCAACCGTGATCCTCAACGGCACCTCCCGCGAGGGCTCGGACGCGGTGTTCTATGGGACCGCGCCGCTCTCGTCACAATGGGGCTACTCGCTGCTTGCGGGCGGGCACGGACAGGTGCGCAACGACCTCGACGGCGACGGCTGGACGGATATGCCCGGCTACCGACGTGCCGTAGTCCGGCCTCGCTTCTACTACGCCGATGGCCGAGGGCGGACGGCGTTCGTGACGGCGGGACTGACTGCCGAGCAGCGAGAGGGCGGCACCCTGCCGGGGCGCACTGCCCCTGACGGACAAGCCTTTCTGGAGTCGCTACGGACCTATCGGTTTGATCTCGGCGGCCTGGCCCGATGGATCGTGACGGACGGCATCCTGGAAGGCGCCATCGTGTCGGTCCGTGGATCGGCGATGGAGCAGCGACACGCCCATCGCTTCGGAACGATCGGGGAAGACGACCGGCATCGCACCGTCTTTGCGGAGGCAGCGGTCGCGGTCCCGCGAGGGCCGGTCACCTATGTCGCTGGAGCAGCCTTCCAACGCGACGCCTACCGCGCCAGCAGTCTTCCCACGTTCGATTACACCCATAGCGCCCCTGCGCTGTTTGCCCAGGTCGATCTGGATCCGGCACCGTGGACGGCGCTCTCGGCGAGCGGTCGGGTCGATCAGCACAGCGTGTACGGAACCTTCCTCAATCCGCGGATCTCGCTGCTGCTCCGCCGACCGACCGACCATGCTGGCTGGGCCGGCTGGACCGCTCGGCTCTCGGGTGGAACCGGCGCGTTTGCTCCAACACCCTTCACCGAGACGACCGAGGTCACCGGTCTGACGCCACTGCTCCTGCCCAGCGGTCTCGTGGCCGAACGCGCTCGCAATCTCTCTCTGGATATCGGAGGGCCGGTCGCCACCGCGCTGGGCAGGTTCGAGTTGAACGGAACCTTGTTCGCCTCGCAGGTGCGCCACCCCGTCCAGGTCGAGGAGGCGCCCGGTATCGCGCCCGGCGGCGCCCGGCGGCTGCAGCTCGTCAACGCGAGTGAGCCAACCCGGGTGTGGGGCAGCGAGGTCCTGGTCCGACTGGTTCACCGGCTCGACGGCGAGGACGAGGACGAGGACGAGCACGCTGGCGGGACACCGGACCACCATGGCGGCCGAGCCCTTCGCATCACGGCCACCTATACCCATCTGCGGAGCACCGAGTGCGGCCCCGGCAGCAACGGGTGCCTCCGCCGAGCCACCCCCCTCACACCACGGCACGCAGTCGGGCTGGTGACCAGCGTCGAGGAGGAAGGGAAAAGCCGGGTTGGCCTGGAACTGTACTATACCGGGCGACAGGCCCTCGACCAGAACCCGTATCGCCGCGAGAGTCGTCCCTATCTCGTGGTCGGGTTGCTCGCCGAGCGGCAGTTCGGATCGGTTCGCGTCTTCGTCGATGGCGAGAACCTGGCCGATGTACGGCAAACCCGGGTGCACCCGCTGGTGCTTCCGAGCCGGGGCGAGGGCGGGCGATGGACGACCGACGTCTGGAGCCTGCTCGAAGGTCGGACGGTCAACGGCGGCGTCCGGATTGCCCTCCGCCGGGCCGCCGACCACGACTGA
- a CDS encoding DUF4442 domain-containing protein → MSSISGTLGNLWRRLAPLPGGPWLFSRIFGRFVPYSGSVGATIRTLEPGYCRVTLRDRRRVRNHLDSIHAVALVNLGEMTSGLAMTMALPDSIRGIVTEIGAVYLKKARGALVAEARVTVPAVSTEPVDFRVETSITDASGTEVCRVHTVWRLSKRRS, encoded by the coding sequence ATGTCCTCCATTTCAGGCACTCTCGGCAACCTCTGGCGGCGGCTTGCTCCGCTGCCCGGCGGACCGTGGCTGTTCAGCCGCATCTTCGGGCGGTTCGTGCCCTACTCGGGGTCGGTCGGCGCAACGATCCGGACCCTGGAACCAGGCTACTGCCGGGTCACGCTCCGGGACCGGCGGCGCGTCCGCAATCATCTCGATTCGATTCACGCCGTCGCACTCGTCAACCTCGGCGAGATGACGAGCGGGCTGGCGATGACGATGGCGCTGCCGGACTCGATCCGCGGAATCGTCACGGAGATCGGGGCGGTCTATCTCAAGAAGGCCCGCGGTGCGCTCGTAGCCGAGGCGCGGGTGACTGTCCCGGCGGTTAGTACGGAGCCAGTCGATTTCCGCGTCGAAACGTCGATCACCGACGCCAGTGGCACAGAGGTCTGCCGGGTCCACACGGTCTGGCGCTTGTCGAAGCGACGATCGTGA